A genomic region of Mesorhizobium sp. NZP2077 contains the following coding sequences:
- a CDS encoding adenylate/guanylate cyclase domain-containing protein: protein MHRLPKEVENWTYNLFYNERSIAYVKIDAQLCIAGKGGNVKHYGLSSLRIGKPVTAQLEFMEGLLPCPELPYHMPMVELPSGRVADLHLFADDDCVWLLFLDVTAERDNKQRLQQKAYEMTLLQERERQLNEKLQSMNEALRESQEGLQREYQRAETLLLNILPASIAERLKSDEQIADNHAEVSVLFADIVGFTERARSVGAVTTLAILNYFFKAADRLSDQYGCEKIKTIGDCVMVVAGMPAARSDHAEALARYALELREAVRHERFAGERLRLRIGINSGPIVAGVIGKKRFAYDLWGETVNLAARIQTSAEPDEIRISDATRRLLGPNFACDPLAETELRGTGRVRMWRLPA from the coding sequence ATGCATAGATTGCCAAAAGAAGTCGAAAACTGGACTTACAATCTATTCTACAACGAGCGTTCTATCGCATATGTGAAAATCGACGCCCAGCTTTGCATAGCTGGGAAGGGCGGTAACGTTAAACATTACGGGCTCTCATCGCTTCGCATCGGCAAGCCAGTTACCGCTCAGCTTGAATTCATGGAAGGTTTGCTGCCTTGCCCCGAGCTTCCATATCATATGCCTATGGTCGAACTGCCCAGCGGGCGTGTCGCGGATCTTCATCTTTTTGCTGACGATGACTGCGTGTGGCTGCTCTTTCTCGACGTCACTGCCGAACGAGACAATAAGCAGCGGCTTCAACAGAAGGCTTATGAAATGACGCTCCTGCAAGAGAGGGAGCGTCAACTCAACGAGAAATTACAATCGATGAACGAGGCGTTGAGGGAGAGCCAAGAGGGATTGCAGCGTGAATACCAGCGCGCCGAAACCCTGCTCCTCAACATTCTTCCGGCGTCGATCGCGGAGCGGTTGAAGTCAGACGAACAAATTGCCGACAACCACGCAGAGGTAAGTGTGCTTTTTGCCGACATCGTCGGTTTTACGGAAAGAGCGCGGAGCGTCGGAGCCGTGACAACGCTCGCTATTTTAAATTACTTCTTCAAGGCGGCGGATCGGCTGTCGGACCAATATGGCTGCGAAAAGATCAAGACAATCGGCGACTGCGTGATGGTGGTCGCCGGCATGCCCGCCGCGCGATCCGATCATGCAGAAGCCCTCGCGCGCTATGCACTTGAGCTGCGGGAGGCGGTTCGGCACGAACGCTTCGCCGGAGAACGGCTAAGGCTCAGAATTGGAATTAACTCGGGACCAATCGTCGCGGGCGTCATAGGCAAAAAGCGGTTTGCCTACGACCTGTGGGGCGAGACCGTTAATCTCGCCGCACGTATTCAAACGTCCGCGGAGCCCGATGAAATCCGTATTTCGGATGCAACCCGCAGACTGCTTGGGCCAAATTTTGCTTGTGACCCACTCGCGGAAACAGAACTGCGTGGTACAGGCAGAGTGCGAATGTGGCGCCTCCCGGCTTGA
- a CDS encoding Rab family GTPase: MLQKKICMLGGFSVGKTSLVRRFVQSIFSETYLTTVGVKIDKKSVALPDKTVDLILWDLAGEDDIGSFRVSHVRGATGLVLVVDGTRAATLVAALTLRERVEAEFGAMPFVLLFNKSDLADKWVIPDGEIDELRQRGWQIYLTSALTGEHVDDAFRQLASMVTK; the protein is encoded by the coding sequence ATGTTGCAAAAAAAGATCTGCATGCTGGGCGGGTTCTCTGTCGGCAAGACGAGCCTGGTCCGCAGGTTTGTGCAAAGCATCTTTTCAGAAACCTACCTGACCACGGTGGGCGTGAAAATCGACAAGAAGAGTGTCGCACTACCGGACAAAACCGTGGATCTGATTTTGTGGGATTTGGCCGGCGAAGATGATATCGGCTCATTCCGCGTCAGCCATGTGCGAGGTGCGACAGGGCTCGTGCTTGTCGTCGATGGAACCCGCGCCGCCACTCTTGTCGCCGCACTCACGCTGCGCGAGCGGGTCGAGGCCGAATTCGGTGCCATGCCGTTTGTATTGCTGTTCAACAAATCCGATCTGGCCGATAAGTGGGTGATACCGGATGGTGAGATTGACGAACTGAGGCAACGTGGATGGCAAATCTATCTGACAAGTGCGCTTACGGGTGAACATGTCGATGATGCGTTTCGTCAACTTGCTTCGATGGTTACCAAATAG